The following are encoded together in the Lathyrus oleraceus cultivar Zhongwan6 chromosome 3, CAAS_Psat_ZW6_1.0, whole genome shotgun sequence genome:
- the LOC127130870 gene encoding beta-glucosidase 13-like, translated as MEILSALRIYKTIITILSLVLIFNIPSQAYGYLFHRHMTTKYDLSISQIGEGNTYNPYASILKFLNSSKFPNRESFPHGFLFGTGSSAVQIEGGSHEGGRGLGIWDDIVEQNKGRYLDADKFSSKIQHYKRYKEDVQHLKKLGVNSYRMSISWSRILPNGTLEGGINQEGVNFYNNLINELLKNGIEPFVGIMHFDYPLALKEKHGGFLNRSIVKYYKDYSKLLFKTYGDRVKHWTTINEAEFTAIVQYMFNIDNLSTDQACTSTKICTQVYTLLHNFLLAHATTSKLYTTKFQAIQGGEIGLALSSGRYVPYSSNPEDVVAAQRLMDFYWGWVLDPVFHGDYPKIMKELVGNRLPEFTKKEKRMLKGSTNFIGINYYTSHFARHEPNITKIMADNYDALAVSEASDAEGKILGFKDQYGWNNVYPEGLYNFLIYIKEKYKNPKVYITENGIASSKISNPLKDEHRIAYVAAHLNATKTAINDGVNVQGYFLWAAFDTFEFQAGYSGNWGLYHIDFNDSLKRIPTNTAKWYKEYLTRDLRH; from the exons ATCTATTTCACAGGCATATGACAACCAAATATGACTTATCTATTTCACAG ATTGGAGAAGGAAATACATATAATCCATATGCCTCTATTTTAAAATTTCTAAATTCTTCAAAATTTCCAAATCGAGAATCATTTCCGCATGGATTTTTGTTTGGTACGGGATCTTCTGCCGTTCAG ATTGAAGGAGGGTCTCATGAAGGAGGAAGAGGACTTGGAATCTGGGATGATATAGTTGAACAAAACAAAG GTCGATATTTAGATGCTGATaaattttcatcaaaaattcaaCATTATAAACGATATAAG GAGGACGTGCAACATTTAAAGAAGCTTGGAGTAAATTCTTATCGAATGTCCATCTCTTGGAGTAGAATATTGCCAA ATGGAACTTTGGAAGGAGGTATAAACCAAGAAGGTGTCAACTTCTACAACAACTTGATTAATGAATTACTCAAAAATG GTATTGAACCTTTTGTGGGTATCATGCACTTTGACTACCCGTTAGCTCTTAAAGAAAAACATGGTGGCTTCTTAAATCGTTCCATTGT AAAATATTACAAGGATTATAGTAAGCTCTTATTCAAAACATATGGAGATCGAGTAAAACATTGGACTACAATCAATGAGGCAGAATTCACTGCTATAGTTCAATACATGTTCAATATTGATAATTTATCTACTGATCAAGCGTGCACAAGTACTAAAATATGTACACAAGTATATACTCTACTTCATAACTTTCTTCTTGCCCATGCTACAACATCAAAGTTATACACAACAAAATTTCAA GCAATACAAGGGGGAGAAATTGGACTTGCTCTTTCATCAGGAAGGTATGTTCCCTACAGTTCTAACCCAGAAGATGTGGTTGCTGCTCAAAGACTAATGGATTTCTATTGGGGATG GGTTTTAGATCCCGTGTTCCATGGAGATTATCCAAAAATAATGAAAGAGTTGGTGGGGAATAGGCTACCAGAATTTACTAAAAAGGAGAAACGTATGTTAAAAGGAAGCACAAATTTTATAGGGATAAATTATTATACTTCTCACTTTGCTAGACACGAACCAAATATAACCAAGATTATGGCGGACAATTATGATGCTTTAGCAGTTTCAGAAG CTTCTGATGCAGAAGGAAAAATCCTTGGTTTCAAG GATCAATATGGTTGGAACAATGTTTATCCCGAAGGATTATATAATTTCTTAATCTATATTAAGGAAAAGTACAAAAATCCTAAAGTCTACATCACTGAAAATG GTATTGCTTCTTCAAAAATCTCAAATCCATTAAAGGACGAACACCGAATTGCTTATGTTGCCGCACATTTAAATGCTACTAAGACGGCAATAAA TGATGGCGTAAACGTTCAAGGTTACTTTTTATGGGCAGCATTTGATACATTTGAATTTCAAGCGGGTTATTCTGGAAATTGGGGTCTTTATCATATTGACTTTAATGATAGTCTCAAGCGTATACCGACTAATACAGCAAAATGGTACAAAGAATATCTTACACGTGATTTGAGACACTAA